One Coprobacter tertius genomic region harbors:
- a CDS encoding glycosyltransferase family 2 protein, producing the protein MNRNNPLVTIVTPSYNQGQFIEETIKSVLNQTYSPIQYILVDGGSTDNTMEIVEKYRDKINIIIHEKDEGQSDAINKGFKLAEGELVGWVNSDDILYPDCVENIVSLYSKKSDGSIYYGSLIDFIDNNSKKYKSVQLLVKDKNTLLKKDYSIIQQGSFYKKDYLKACGYIDKNIHYCMDLDLWLRLLQYGPIYHYNTKPIAAFRIWENTKTTKEWKPFIKEIRHTLYKYGANTWNYTILKTYKLNMILSLKSLLIK; encoded by the coding sequence ATGAATCGAAATAACCCTCTTGTAACCATTGTTACTCCCTCATACAACCAAGGGCAATTTATAGAGGAAACTATAAAAAGCGTCCTGAATCAGACCTATTCTCCGATACAATACATTTTGGTTGACGGGGGATCGACTGATAATACAATGGAAATCGTCGAAAAATACCGGGATAAAATAAACATTATAATACACGAAAAAGACGAAGGACAGAGTGACGCTATCAATAAAGGATTTAAACTTGCTGAAGGAGAATTGGTCGGATGGGTAAACTCCGATGATATTCTTTATCCCGACTGTGTTGAAAACATCGTAAGTTTGTACTCGAAAAAGAGTGACGGAAGTATATATTACGGATCACTCATCGATTTTATCGACAACAATTCCAAAAAATATAAATCGGTACAGCTATTAGTTAAAGATAAAAACACTTTATTGAAAAAAGATTACAGCATCATACAACAAGGTTCTTTTTATAAAAAAGATTATTTAAAAGCATGCGGTTACATCGATAAAAACATACATTATTGTATGGATCTCGATCTCTGGCTCAGATTGCTTCAGTATGGACCTATTTATCATTACAACACAAAGCCTATTGCGGCATTTAGAATATGGGAAAATACAAAAACGACAAAGGAGTGGAAGCCTTTTATTAAAGAAATACGCCATACCCTTTATAAATACGGTGCCAATACTTGGAACTATACTATTCTGAAAACTTATAAATTAAATATGATACTATCTCTTAAAAGTCTATTAATAAAATAA
- a CDS encoding glycosyltransferase, translating into MHIVHILFTLSTGGMESMLMDIISEQSNYERVSLIIINRENNYKILDFLNKDIPVYIVNRPKGSNNPYWVFKLNSILFRLKANIVHIHNGNTIKLLFKNPRTRYVYTEHDTKLGIKNPKKFDQIYAISKSVKNKLYETFRYNASLVYNGIKTESIFSNAQERKSKIFNLVQISRLETQKKGQHILIQAINELVNNRGINNIHVDFIGDGESLNELIQLCEKYNLSKYISFKGAVNRTDIYKNLHNYQLLVQPSLYEGFGLTVAEAMAAGVPVLVSDIEGPMEIIENGKYGNSFKTGNPLDCASMIEKIMIDYPDYLTLAEIAEKHVKKTFDIKATATCYLDNYHFLLDKKNKQ; encoded by the coding sequence ATGCATATCGTCCATATTTTATTTACGTTAAGTACAGGGGGAATGGAATCGATGTTAATGGATATTATCAGCGAACAAAGCAACTACGAAAGAGTTAGTCTGATCATAATTAATCGTGAAAATAATTACAAAATACTCGATTTCTTAAATAAGGATATACCCGTATATATTGTTAATCGACCTAAAGGATCAAACAATCCTTACTGGGTATTTAAACTTAACAGTATTTTATTTCGTTTAAAGGCTAATATCGTACATATACATAACGGAAATACGATTAAACTTCTTTTCAAGAATCCGCGTACCCGGTATGTCTATACCGAACACGATACCAAATTAGGAATAAAAAATCCTAAAAAATTCGACCAGATTTACGCTATCTCAAAATCGGTAAAAAATAAGTTATATGAGACATTCAGATACAATGCATCCCTCGTATACAATGGTATAAAAACCGAATCTATTTTTTCCAATGCACAAGAAAGGAAATCGAAAATTTTTAATCTGGTACAAATTTCTCGACTGGAAACTCAAAAAAAAGGTCAGCATATATTAATACAAGCCATCAATGAATTGGTCAATAATCGTGGAATAAATAATATACATGTCGACTTTATCGGAGACGGAGAATCGCTAAATGAACTGATACAATTATGCGAGAAATACAACCTTTCGAAATATATTTCTTTTAAAGGAGCCGTTAACCGTACCGATATTTATAAAAACCTACATAATTACCAACTTTTAGTACAACCCTCTCTTTACGAAGGTTTCGGCCTTACAGTCGCCGAAGCGATGGCTGCCGGTGTCCCTGTACTGGTATCGGATATAGAGGGCCCTATGGAAATTATTGAAAACGGTAAATACGGAAACTCTTTTAAAACCGGTAATCCCCTCGATTGTGCCTCGATGATCGAGAAAATCATGATCGATTACCCCGATTATCTTACTCTTGCCGAAATCGCCGAAAAACATGTAAAAAAAACTTTCGACATAAAAGCAACAGCGACCTGTTATCTCGATAATTATCATTTTCTCTTGGATAAAAAGAACAAACAATAA
- a CDS encoding glycosyltransferase family 4 protein, producing MNILVLNSILYTANSKNVHPVKTIKDTLLYNQCLGFVNRGHHVTLIAAEEFKPTEDTLFDFEILFFKSYYKSVFNPHLIPYHKKLYSFLQKNKNNYDLIISSECFSLNSLIASVICPEKLIIWQELAAHNRKIKKIPSKLWYNTIVRSLMKNVTIVPRSLHAQKFISKFSSGVTHEIIGHGANIDKFKINRDKTKQFITIGQLIPRKNIESIIRIFDRFLTAYADDEFKLYIAGKGELESKLKGLVKTLHREKNIFFTGHLSHEELNSLMGASIACLVNTLQDNNMVCITESILCATPVLTNNIPYNSHRIIEKNLGIVKDNWDETDLINIIDNLKKYIENCVEYRNSISTEAIADSFTGIYQKYILPKTEK from the coding sequence ATGAATATTCTGGTCTTAAATTCTATACTATACACAGCTAACAGTAAAAACGTTCATCCTGTAAAAACGATAAAAGATACCCTTTTATACAATCAGTGTTTGGGGTTTGTCAACAGGGGACATCATGTTACTTTAATCGCTGCAGAAGAATTTAAACCGACAGAAGATACTCTTTTCGACTTCGAAATACTATTTTTCAAATCTTATTACAAGTCGGTTTTTAATCCTCATTTAATACCTTATCATAAAAAACTATATTCATTTTTACAAAAGAATAAAAATAATTACGACCTGATAATTTCGAGCGAATGTTTTTCGCTAAACTCCCTAATAGCCTCTGTTATATGTCCTGAAAAGTTAATTATATGGCAGGAATTAGCGGCCCATAACCGAAAAATAAAAAAAATACCTTCTAAGTTATGGTATAATACGATCGTGCGTAGCTTGATGAAAAACGTAACGATCGTACCCCGGTCTTTACACGCCCAAAAATTTATCAGTAAATTTTCATCCGGTGTCACTCATGAAATTATCGGCCACGGGGCTAATATCGATAAATTTAAAATCAACAGAGATAAAACAAAACAGTTCATTACTATTGGTCAGCTGATTCCACGCAAAAATATAGAATCCATTATCCGGATTTTCGATCGTTTCTTAACAGCCTATGCAGATGATGAGTTTAAATTATATATTGCTGGAAAAGGAGAATTAGAAAGTAAACTTAAAGGATTGGTGAAAACACTCCACCGCGAAAAAAACATTTTTTTCACCGGTCATCTGTCTCATGAGGAACTAAATAGTCTAATGGGCGCATCGATCGCTTGCCTGGTAAATACATTACAAGACAATAACATGGTATGTATTACCGAGTCTATTTTATGCGCCACACCGGTTCTTACCAACAACATACCATATAATAGTCACAGAATCATAGAAAAAAATTTAGGCATTGTAAAAGATAATTGGGACGAAACCGATCTTATAAACATAATCGATAATCTTAAAAAATATATTGAAAATTGTGTCGAATACAGAAATTCGATATCGACGGAAGCAATTGCCGATTCTTTTACCGGTATATACCAAAAGTATATTTTACCAAAAACAGAAAAATGA
- a CDS encoding glycosyltransferase, producing the protein MNFPKYKIILANKYYYARGGDCIYTINLEKILKDYGHEVAVFSMEHPENFSNAYQKYFPAEVIYNGKKNLLRSSIRPFGTPEVKQKFNALLNNFNPDIVHLNNIHTQLSPIIAKIAYERNIPVVWTIHDYKLLCPRYDCLRKGQEPCELCFGNRSNILKYKCMKNSFVASIAAYMEAMVWNRKRLEKYTSTFICPSRFMAEKMKIGGVDKSKIFVLNNFIETEKCRTTVTEKEDYYCYIGRLSHEKGVETLVKAAQELPYKLKIIGAGPLTDHLKTITQRPNIEFLGYKNWDEIKEISRKARFLVIPSEWYENNPFSVIESLCLGTPVLGSDIGGIPELINIPKNGMLFDPRNTEDLTSKIKKMFEATFNYQEIAHESLEKFNSDNYYYNLLNIYKSISH; encoded by the coding sequence ATGAATTTCCCTAAATACAAAATCATACTTGCCAATAAATATTATTATGCACGGGGGGGGGATTGTATTTATACCATAAACCTCGAAAAAATACTAAAAGATTACGGACACGAAGTTGCCGTATTCTCTATGGAACACCCTGAGAACTTTTCGAATGCATACCAAAAATATTTCCCTGCTGAAGTTATATATAACGGGAAAAAAAATTTATTACGATCATCGATACGCCCCTTTGGAACACCAGAGGTCAAACAAAAATTCAATGCACTATTGAATAACTTCAATCCGGATATCGTACATTTAAACAATATACATACCCAGCTTTCTCCCATTATCGCAAAAATAGCTTATGAAAGAAATATTCCGGTCGTATGGACCATACATGATTACAAACTACTCTGCCCAAGATACGATTGTTTGCGTAAAGGACAGGAACCTTGTGAGTTATGTTTCGGTAATAGAAGTAATATTCTGAAATATAAATGTATGAAAAATTCTTTTGTAGCTTCAATTGCAGCTTACATGGAGGCTATGGTATGGAATAGGAAACGGCTCGAAAAATATACTTCTACATTTATATGTCCAAGTCGGTTTATGGCTGAAAAAATGAAAATCGGGGGGGTTGATAAAAGTAAAATATTTGTACTCAACAATTTTATAGAAACCGAAAAATGCAGAACTACAGTCACCGAAAAAGAAGATTATTACTGTTATATCGGAAGACTTTCACATGAAAAAGGGGTAGAAACTCTTGTAAAAGCAGCACAGGAATTACCATACAAACTAAAGATTATCGGAGCCGGACCACTTACCGATCATCTGAAAACAATCACACAAAGACCAAATATTGAATTTCTCGGATATAAAAATTGGGACGAAATAAAAGAAATTAGCCGCAAAGCCCGATTTTTAGTAATTCCTTCAGAATGGTATGAAAATAATCCTTTCTCAGTAATAGAATCGCTATGTCTGGGTACTCCAGTTCTCGGATCTGACATCGGCGGTATACCCGAACTTATAAATATACCCAAAAACGGAATGCTTTTCGATCCTCGCAATACCGAAGACTTAACCTCAAAAATAAAAAAAATGTTCGAGGCGACATTCAATTATCAAGAAATAGCTCATGAGTCTTTAGAAAAATTCAATTCAGACAATTATTATTACAACCTATTAAACATATATAAATCAATCTCTCACTAA
- a CDS encoding radical SAM protein, producing the protein MEIKKIPQPTDASIILTYRCPMRCKMCNIWENPTEKEKEIKPEELKKLPQLKFINLTGGEPFVREDLDKIIEICYTRSPRVVISTSGWFEERIVSIAQKFPNIGIRISIEGLSHKNDELRGRTGGFDKGLRTLLTLKRMGLKDIGFGCTVSNNNSQDMLSLYQLSKALGMEFATAAFHNSYYFHKDDNVIINKEEVCNNFTQLIKWQMKENHPKSWFRAFFNMGLINYIEGGRRMLPCEAGTMNFFVDPYGDIYPCNGLEEKYWMNKMGNIREAADFMEIWTSDQACKVRDMVRKCPKNCWMVGTASPVMHKYIQYPLKWALTNKIRSMVNKPVCIDKKWYDVGQDPQQGDLRENF; encoded by the coding sequence ATGGAAATAAAAAAAATTCCACAACCTACCGACGCAAGTATTATCTTAACATATCGTTGTCCCATGCGTTGCAAAATGTGCAATATATGGGAGAACCCCACTGAAAAAGAAAAAGAAATTAAACCCGAAGAGCTGAAAAAATTACCCCAATTAAAATTCATAAATCTCACCGGGGGAGAGCCATTTGTAAGAGAAGACCTCGACAAAATCATCGAAATTTGTTATACCCGGTCTCCACGCGTAGTCATATCTACATCGGGATGGTTCGAAGAACGTATTGTCTCGATAGCCCAAAAATTTCCCAATATAGGCATCAGAATATCCATTGAAGGATTAAGCCATAAAAATGACGAACTCCGAGGACGTACCGGAGGCTTCGACAAGGGTTTACGCACCCTATTAACCCTTAAACGCATGGGACTGAAAGATATCGGTTTCGGTTGTACGGTATCGAACAATAACTCCCAGGATATGCTATCGTTATATCAGCTCTCAAAAGCTTTGGGAATGGAATTCGCAACTGCGGCATTCCATAATTCGTATTATTTTCATAAAGATGATAATGTAATTATCAATAAAGAAGAAGTCTGCAATAACTTTACGCAATTGATCAAATGGCAAATGAAAGAAAACCATCCGAAATCCTGGTTCAGGGCATTTTTCAATATGGGGTTGATCAACTATATCGAAGGAGGACGCCGCATGTTACCCTGCGAAGCAGGTACCATGAATTTCTTTGTCGACCCCTATGGCGATATATATCCCTGTAACGGATTGGAAGAAAAATACTGGATGAATAAAATGGGCAATATCCGGGAAGCGGCCGACTTCATGGAAATATGGACCAGCGACCAGGCCTGTAAAGTGAGAGATATGGTGAGAAAATGCCCCAAAAACTGTTGGATGGTCGGAACCGCCTCTCCTGTTATGCATAAATACATCCAATACCCGTTAAAATGGGCTTTAACCAATAAAATACGAAGCATGGTAAACAAACCCGTTTGTATCGATAAAAAATGGTATGATGTAGGGCAAGACCCTCAACAGGGAGATCTTAGAGAAAATTTCTGA
- a CDS encoding acyltransferase family protein yields MKRLVSIDIAKAICIILVVIGHYHPDNAPQWYHITWEIIYSFHMPLFFFASGYIYIATRKETDTYIKPVLKKIKRLLIPYFSTSFIIITLKLLSERNLSVENPVSYKAYLEVFCYPSAGVFLWFVWVLFTIFLIIPLFKTPHQRLFLFGVSLLLYYLPGSFDPIFCLDKFKIMFIYFCLGTVVKDYSKYLKSIISINPVLPVLLFTAALFLKFHLRGSLEFLVDMITAVAGTYAVCSLSLFINKKGGYIKTALISTSFYIFIIYLFHTTFEGLGKAILQKTGFTETFNNLYFTINAFIIITIGIIGPILLQKYILTHSRITRFLFGIK; encoded by the coding sequence ATGAAAAGATTAGTTTCCATTGATATAGCTAAAGCAATATGCATCATACTGGTTGTAATCGGACACTACCATCCCGATAATGCACCGCAATGGTACCATATAACTTGGGAAATCATATATTCTTTTCATATGCCTTTATTCTTTTTTGCAAGCGGATACATCTATATCGCTACCCGAAAAGAAACCGATACCTACATAAAGCCTGTTCTGAAAAAAATAAAAAGGTTACTCATCCCTTATTTCAGTACTTCATTTATCATAATTACATTAAAACTATTAAGTGAAAGAAACCTATCGGTAGAAAATCCCGTAAGTTACAAGGCCTATCTCGAAGTATTTTGTTATCCGTCTGCAGGAGTTTTTCTTTGGTTTGTTTGGGTATTATTTACGATATTTCTTATTATCCCTCTGTTTAAAACTCCCCACCAAAGATTATTTCTTTTTGGGGTAAGTCTTTTATTATATTACCTTCCCGGATCATTCGATCCTATTTTCTGCCTCGATAAATTCAAGATTATGTTCATATATTTCTGTTTAGGCACGGTTGTTAAAGATTATAGTAAATATTTAAAATCTATAATATCGATTAATCCGGTTTTACCTGTTTTATTATTTACCGCAGCATTATTTTTAAAATTTCATTTAAGGGGATCTTTAGAATTTCTTGTCGATATGATTACTGCTGTAGCAGGAACTTATGCTGTATGCAGTTTATCTCTATTTATTAATAAAAAAGGGGGATATATAAAAACAGCACTTATTTCAACATCTTTTTATATATTTATAATATATTTATTTCATACAACATTTGAAGGACTCGGAAAAGCCATTCTGCAAAAAACCGGATTTACAGAAACTTTTAATAATCTCTACTTTACAATAAATGCATTTATTATCATAACAATAGGAATAATCGGACCTATTTTACTACAAAAATATATCCTGACACATTCACGAATAACACGTTTTCTGTTCGGAATTAAATAA
- a CDS encoding glycosyltransferase family 4 protein: MKVVVTGTRGIPHILGGVETHCEELYPRLAQMGYEIIITRRSCYITENNRINSFKGITLKDIYAPHQKKFEAIIHTFLSIVYARRINADILHIHAIGPAVMVPFARLLGLKVIITHHGFDYNREKWGKTARLMLRAGEYLGTRFANEIIVISSEIQNVLQTKYNRTDTHLIYNGVNIPVKTTSIGYLSTLGLQPGKYVVALGRFVKEKGFDLLIDAFGKLSNNNYTLVLAGDADHEDAYSVSLKKKAREQGVILTGFIKGDKLNEILSHARLFVLPSSHEGLPIALLEAMSYNLDVLVSDIPANKLNELEKNDFFRSGSTTDLAVKLEKKLQNSKPDRKYNLSAYNWNHIAGQVNDIYRKLTSRKHLKPTTGDFPVTE, translated from the coding sequence ATGAAAGTCGTCGTAACAGGAACGAGAGGGATACCTCACATTTTAGGGGGGGTAGAAACTCATTGTGAAGAATTATATCCCAGACTCGCACAAATGGGTTATGAGATTATAATTACACGGCGATCATGCTACATAACCGAAAATAATAGGATAAATTCCTTTAAAGGAATTACTTTAAAAGATATTTACGCTCCGCATCAAAAAAAATTCGAAGCGATCATTCATACTTTTCTTTCGATAGTGTACGCTCGAAGAATAAATGCCGATATTCTGCATATACACGCCATAGGACCGGCAGTAATGGTCCCTTTCGCAAGACTACTGGGATTAAAAGTAATAATAACACATCACGGTTTCGATTATAACCGTGAAAAGTGGGGGAAAACCGCCAGGTTGATGTTACGCGCCGGAGAATACTTAGGAACCCGGTTTGCAAACGAAATTATCGTAATCTCATCGGAAATACAAAACGTATTACAAACAAAATACAACCGCACCGATACTCATCTGATTTATAATGGTGTAAATATTCCTGTAAAAACAACCAGTATCGGATATTTATCGACTTTGGGTCTGCAACCGGGAAAATATGTCGTCGCATTAGGGCGCTTTGTCAAAGAAAAAGGATTCGATCTGCTAATCGATGCCTTTGGAAAACTCAGCAACAATAATTACACACTGGTACTTGCCGGTGATGCAGATCACGAAGATGCCTATTCCGTCTCTCTGAAAAAAAAGGCCCGGGAACAGGGTGTTATCCTCACTGGCTTTATCAAGGGAGATAAACTGAATGAAATATTATCTCATGCCCGATTATTTGTTTTACCTTCTTCTCATGAAGGCCTCCCGATCGCCCTACTCGAAGCGATGAGTTACAATCTGGATGTCCTGGTAAGCGATATACCGGCTAATAAGTTGAATGAACTCGAAAAAAACGATTTTTTCCGATCCGGATCTACCACCGACTTGGCGGTAAAACTGGAAAAAAAATTACAAAACAGTAAACCGGACAGAAAATACAATCTATCTGCTTACAATTGGAATCATATCGCCGGTCAAGTTAACGATATTTACCGGAAACTCACTTCCCGAAAGCATCTGAAACCTACAACGGGAGATTTTCCTGTAACTGAATAA
- a CDS encoding lipocalin-like domain-containing protein, with protein MKNIFLLLFSGCFLLFLSCEKDDAQKITGKWQLTLTQMPDKEVTTDSIFYNFDKGVFKLQTIRTNREEWTVGMYRLDKDSIFMHIPDPSFLEIALSNEYYGWHTEFKNFAIRELSRSRLTLSCHDTLYIFRKF; from the coding sequence ATGAAAAATATATTCTTATTGCTTTTTTCAGGATGTTTTCTTTTATTTCTTTCCTGCGAAAAAGACGATGCACAGAAAATAACCGGTAAATGGCAGCTTACCCTTACGCAAATGCCCGACAAAGAAGTAACGACCGACTCGATATTCTATAACTTCGATAAAGGCGTTTTTAAATTACAAACGATCCGTACCAATAGAGAAGAATGGACAGTTGGAATGTATCGACTCGATAAAGATTCTATTTTTATGCATATTCCCGATCCGTCATTTTTAGAAATCGCTCTATCTAACGAATACTATGGATGGCATACCGAGTTCAAAAATTTTGCTATCCGCGAACTTAGCCGATCCCGACTTACACTTTCATGTCACGATACCCTCTATATTTTCCGTAAATTCTGA
- a CDS encoding capsule assembly Wzi family protein → MIKNILLILLCLFFFPTNRLQAQFVLNYNAEANVITGNGDYTPFYLMNNRAGLISFSPNNGYLRAGISKDVEKNKRFSYGFALDIVGAYSNPIPAYIQQLYGELKYRCLGISIGSKEEYSLIEDRSLSSGSMVWSGNSRPIPQVWIGIPHFTEVPGTKGWMQLKGGISYGAFTDNRYQKKHKIPGGRYSENVLYHRKNLLLRFGKQTSFYGIIGIDMAAQFGGTVYNSDPYFPVMKFEHNLKAFLKVLVPSSGGSNIIDQVNIVGNHLGSYLMEFGYNKNLYSIRAYYEHYYDDHSGMIFKNKFDGLWGIEFRSKAKKYLTGFVFEVINSTHQSGPFLWDKTDMIPIQVSDGDNYYAHAAYNGWTHAGHTMGTPFISSPGYNRDHFLGFTNNRSRAFHTGIDGYITPKISYRILAGHQRGWGTPNIPFKHIAHQFSGLAEARYSPTRLHGWEFLLSAAFDKGTLFDDNWGVQFGIRKNGILFRK, encoded by the coding sequence ATGATTAAAAATATACTCTTAATTCTATTATGCCTTTTCTTTTTTCCCACTAACCGGCTACAAGCACAATTTGTTCTTAATTACAATGCCGAAGCGAATGTAATTACGGGAAACGGAGATTATACACCTTTTTATTTAATGAACAACCGTGCTGGCCTGATTTCTTTCTCGCCTAATAACGGATATCTAAGAGCCGGTATTTCAAAAGATGTCGAAAAAAACAAACGATTCTCATACGGTTTTGCACTCGATATCGTAGGAGCCTATTCCAATCCGATACCTGCATATATACAACAACTTTACGGCGAACTAAAATACCGCTGCCTGGGGATATCGATAGGTAGTAAAGAAGAATATTCCCTAATTGAAGACCGTAGCCTGAGTAGCGGGAGTATGGTCTGGTCGGGAAACAGCCGCCCCATTCCGCAAGTATGGATCGGGATACCTCATTTCACTGAAGTTCCCGGCACAAAAGGGTGGATGCAACTCAAAGGCGGTATTTCGTACGGAGCGTTTACAGATAATCGATATCAAAAAAAACACAAAATACCCGGTGGTAGATATTCTGAAAATGTACTTTATCACCGGAAAAATCTCTTATTACGGTTTGGCAAGCAAACTTCATTTTATGGGATCATCGGAATAGATATGGCCGCACAATTCGGAGGAACGGTGTACAATAGCGATCCGTATTTCCCTGTGATGAAATTCGAGCACAATCTGAAAGCCTTTCTCAAAGTTCTCGTACCTTCATCGGGAGGCAGCAATATAATAGATCAGGTAAACATCGTGGGAAATCATCTGGGCAGTTATTTAATGGAATTCGGTTATAATAAGAATTTATATTCAATAAGAGCCTATTACGAACATTATTACGACGATCATTCGGGTATGATTTTTAAAAATAAATTCGACGGATTATGGGGAATCGAATTTCGTTCAAAAGCTAAAAAATACCTCACCGGTTTCGTTTTCGAAGTCATAAACTCCACACATCAAAGCGGTCCCTTTCTTTGGGATAAAACCGATATGATACCTATACAAGTAAGCGATGGAGACAATTACTACGCACATGCCGCTTACAACGGTTGGACACACGCAGGCCATACGATGGGAACCCCGTTTATAAGTTCTCCTGGTTATAACAGAGATCATTTTCTGGGATTTACCAATAATCGTAGCCGCGCATTCCATACCGGAATCGATGGTTATATTACCCCAAAAATTTCATATCGCATACTAGCAGGGCATCAACGCGGATGGGGAACTCCCAATATACCATTCAAGCACATTGCCCATCAATTTTCGGGCTTGGCCGAGGCCCGTTACTCCCCAACCCGATTACACGGCTGGGAATTCCTACTCTCAGCAGCATTCGACAAAGGAACGCTATTCGACGATAATTGGGGGGTACAATTCGGTATCCGCAAAAACGGTATTTTATTCAGAAAATAA